In the Symphalangus syndactylus isolate Jambi chromosome 17, NHGRI_mSymSyn1-v2.1_pri, whole genome shotgun sequence genome, AGCATTGTGTCCTATTTGTCTCCATAGTCCCCACAGAACTTAGTCGGTATCTTGCACTCAGTAACTCCTTAACTAATCATAGCCTGATTCAAATTGTGTTAAGCTATAGAAGCTTTGGCATACACATGGTCTCCAAACTGATAGGTATAAATAAAAAGTACCAGGAAGTGTTCTTATAAATGTATATTGTGTTTTTGCAAAGCCAGAGATAAGATTaatattgattaattttatttaaataaggtTTGAGTAGTTgagtagtttttaaataaatctctTCAGTAGGTAAGCAGAAATagcaatttttatcatgaaaataattttatctgttttttcttcctctaagGCTGCCTCAAGTATCCAGAGAGTCTTGTCAACATTAACACTAGCAGTATTTccaacactttatttttttaacttcctttATTATACAGAAGCAGGATctatgttttttattctttttgcataTTTGATGTGTCTTTATGGAAATCATAAAACTTCAGCCTTCCTTGGATTTTGTGGCTTCATGTTTCGGCAAACAAATATCATCTGGGCTGTCTTCTGTGCAGGAAATGTCATTGCACAAAAGTTAACTGAGGCTTGGAAAACTGAGCTACAAAAGAAGGAAGACAGACTTCCACCTATTAAAGGACCATTTGCAGAATTCAGAAaaattcttcagtttcttttggcTTATTCCATGTCCTTTAAAAACTTGAGTATGCTTTTCCGTTTGACTTGGCCCTACATCCTTCTGGGATTTCTGTTTTGTGCTTTTGTAGTAGTTAATGGTGGAATTGTTATTGGCGATCGGAGTAGTCATGAAGCCTGTCTTCATTTTCCTCAACTAttctactttttttcatttactctctttttttcctttcctcatctCCTGTCTCCTAGCAAAATTaagacttttctttcctttgtttggaAACGTAGAATTCTGTTTTTGGTGGTTACCTTAGTCTCTGTGTTTGTAGTTTGGAAATTCACTTATGCTCATAAATACTTGCTAGCAGACAATAGACATTATACTTTCTATGTGtggaaaagagtttttcaaagatATGAAATTGTGAAATATTTGTTAGTTCCAGCCTATATATTTGCTGGTTGGAGTATAGCTGACTCATTGAAATCAAAGTCAATTTTTTGGAATTTActgtttttcatatgcttattcaTTGTTATAGTTCCTCAGAAACTGCTGGAATTTCGTTACTTCATTTTACCTTATGTCATTTATAGGCTTAACATAACTCTGCCTCCCACATCCAGACTTGTTTGTGAACTGAGTTGCTATGCAATTGTTAATTTCATAACTTTTTACATCTTTCTGAACAAGACTTTTCAGTGGCCAAATAGTCAGGACATTCAAAGGTTTATGTGGTAATATCAGTGATATTTTGAACTGTAAAAATGGACTTAATAATTAGACCATTTCTATAAAGAACAACTGAATAGGTGGAAAACATGGAATTTCTTTTAGGTGCAGTGGTGGTCCTCAAATTACattagttttttatatatatctattttaaacatatgtaaaaaatTAAGTGGCAAAGAACTGAGAAAGCTAAAGACCTGCTTCAAAGGCCtgaataaagggaaaataaaattgttttcagatCTCTCATATCGCTCTCATAATGTTGGCCCCTCAAAAAGCTTGGGAATGTTTTGTATGTATAAGTTTATTAATACTGGGTATGCCTCGTATTACTGGAACTAATTTATTCTCTTCAGAGAGAACTATTAGGTTagcgcaaaagtaattgtggtttttgccattgaaagtaatggcaaaaaccacaattacttttgtaccaacctaataacaatgtattagcaaatatttacaaatggTCAGGTGATATTCTTGACTGAAAAGTTGCTTAACATTTCAGtaactataattttaattataagtcAAAATAGAAATGCATAGATAGTAAATGATAAAGTAGAGACTCATATATGTCTGTCTAGGCATCAAGTTGTTGGTTATTGTTTACAATCCAGAAATGATGAAGCTCTTTCACTAATTCCTAATATGAAATGTATGATGGCCAAAGACAAATTGTGTTGATTATAATCCTTTAAAAGGGGGATTTCCTTTCTGAAATACATATTGTATTagcttcctagggctgccataacaaatgaccacaaacttggGTGCTTACAACAATTTTCCTCAcagtctggaggccagaagtctaaaatcaaagtgtcagcagagttggttccttctgggggCTCTAAGGAAGAATCCATTCTATGTCTGTTTCCTAGTATCTTGTGGCTGTCTGCAATTCTTGGAGTTCTTTGGCTTATGGACAAATCTTGTCCAAGTATTGCAGACAGCAGTcttcactccagtctctgcctctgcttTCACACCGCCTTTCCCTCTGTCTTCTCTTCATTACCTTTTAAGGACAGTGTCTTTGAATGTAGGGCCCTCCCTGATCTAGGGTGATTGTGTCTGGAGACCCTTAATTATGTTTACAAAGACCCAAGTTCCAAGTAAGTTTGAATACAAATTATGTTCCAAGTAAGTTTGTATTCACATGTTCTGAGTAGACATTGTCTCTTCGTGGGATACTTTTCAGTCCATGACAGTTACTAAAGGACATTTTAGGATAATCCTCATATGATTGTTAGGAGactacctttaaaattttttttattatatatcaaaTTATAGTTGTATATACTTATGAGGTAAAAAGTGGCATGATTTTTGAATATAATGTGGGATGATTAAATAAAGCTAatctatccatcacctcaaatatttgacatactttgtgatgaaaacatttgaaatttactctcaaCAGTATTGAAATGTACAGTGCTTAATTATTAGCTGTATTGGCCATGTTGTGTAATAGATCTAAAAAAAGTCAAacatattccttctatctaattgaggctttgtctcttttgattatCATCTCCCTATTCCCACATCCCCGGCTTCTAGCAACCATCATTcttctctctacttctgtgagtttaattgttttagattacacaaataagtgagatcatgtggtatttgtctttctgtgcttggcttatttcacttaccataatgtcctccaggttcatccatattgttgcaaatgacacaatttctacctttttaaaggctgaatagtattttattgtgtatatatgccacattttctttatccattcatccattgatggacacttaggttgatcgAATCACTTGGTTATTGTGACTTGTCTGCAATGAACATAAAATGCAGACTTCTCCTTGACATACGGATTTCAAATCTTCTGGATAAatgcccagaagtgggattgttggatcaggaGATAATATCTTAGCTGATACCTTTTAAATAACTCTCAGTATCTTTACTGAGAGGTTAAAAAATAAGTGACCTCTTAGGTAATATAAAGCTAAAGGTGACTAGTGTTTGATTCCATTATCTATAAAAAAAGTCAGAATTGAAAGAAAGTTGAGAAATCATTTGGTCTGACTTTGTTTTGTAGATTAGGGAACAACTGCTAGGGTAGGATTATTTTGTGTTACtttttgaattttgtgtttattattttgagtGTATTTTTTGGGTTGTCATTCCATTACAGGAAAGTATTATTTGGGCATGTTAACTTTGACATGTAAACTTAGAATTGTGAATAGAACTCAtcttttaacataattttatgtTTCTAAACTTTAAAAGTAGCTATAAGTAAACAAATTACTTTCCCCTCAATGtcaaattttgcttctctgagtttTAAGTGATGAGTCtacatttacaaatataaaattgtgtGCAGGTGAAAATTACAAGTATAATTTGAGTAATAAATGCAGACCATTTTTTGGTTGTACTCTAGTACTCAGAAAATAGATTGGCATTAGTTATAACAGTGATTgtagaaaaatgtgttttaccCAGACTTCCTAAAAATTAGATGAGAGAGGACACTCAAAGAAATTATACTTTTGTCCTTAATTTACTATAATGGAGAACTAAATCCGGGAattcaaaattgaaaaaagaatgtGTAATTTAGGGAAAATAACTTTTTGTCTGATAATATTAATGCAAGGAGTTTGTATTTAGGAATACTTCTGAGAGGAGAAGCTTCCACTCTGATCTAGTCTGGCAAAattgaggaaaatattttactCTGTAATTAAAGAAGACTGCTCTTTGGAGGGATCACtgttctatatctttttttttttttttttttttgaagagaagtctcgctcttgtccctcaggctggaatgcaatggcacgatcttggctcactgaaatctccacctcccgggttcaagcagttctcctgcctcagcctcccgagtggctgggattataggtgcccaccaccacgcccggctaatattttctatttttagtatagccggggtttcaccatgttggccaggctggtcttgaactcctgaccttagccacctgcctcggcctcccaaagtggtgggattacaggtgtgagccactgtgcccagctgttctAGTTCATTTTTAAGTGTTGAGTCCCTGCTGTTTTAAGAGATGTTTTGGTGAAAATCTACATTCAGAGAGAAACAGATTAATCTTccacattttttataaaatacataaaatatagtaCTTggtattttaagaaaagaatgcCATGTATTAAAAGGTACTATTTTcaactatttattattttaaaacaggaaTGCTCATCAATACTTTTGAATTTAAGATAAATGTCTTGGTTAAATTTTCTAGGCAATTCAAAGATAGCCATTTGCTGGTGAATTTTCCAAAATAGATAACAGATAAAATGATTATGTAAGAACTTGGCACAACAGATCATTTTGCCTTTAGTTGTTCAAGAAATGATACTAAACTCAAAGTCATTCACTTGAAACAACTGAGAAGACCATTCTTAGGTGTTTAGATCCTGGCTTTCAGAAACATTCTTAGTTATATTTGTGTTTTCGAAAGTTATTGAGTAGAtattttttcatgaatttttaaaCATTAGACTTAGCTGAATTGATTAAAATAAGGTGATTATGAAAAAAAATATTGCCCTGCTTGAGGGCATGTGGAGCCCTACAGTTACCATTACTAAAGTCTGTGAGTATGTCTATTTTGAAAAGTGTCATAAAACTATCTAGTCCATAAATCATTATAGGTTCAGTAATACATCATTTTGAACTGATTCTATCTTCTGTGAAATTCTAGAGATATGTTATGTTTAGGTAGCATGAGTAAGATTCAGGTATGCTGTGAATTTTGTTACATTTATGTTTTCCATTAATGGACAATCAGGAATCTTTTGAACTGCGTCTGACTATGTATTTAAATGATTTGGAAAGATAGTATCTCTCAGTTTAAACATAGCATCTCATTTTGGCAAGATAAATTATTTTGGCTGTCTGGCCTTTGTCTTCTTAgagttatttctgaaatgtgcatagCCAGTCATAAAATAACTTGTATAAATAGCCTAATgtaatttatttctaataaatacaTAGCTTAATGAAATGTATTTCTAGTTTGAACTTAATTGCCACTTGCCTTGGTATTGTTTTCCTTAGAATTGttggaagagaggagagaggaagggatctacaatttttatttataccaCCTAAATAGTGGACTGTTATTTTGGActcacttttaaataaaatatttattcatatgaagaaataaattttgtgtttattagGTTAGCAAGCgtttattatctttgaagtaattgGAATTTCATTAAAAAGTGAAGCAAGTAAGAATTGtgatataaatttgaaaatttttaaatggaaattgaaaTATGACTTAGGAACCATGGGCttgtagaaaaaaacatttaacatgggagttaagatttttatatttggtTGTGGCTCTGGGATCAATAAGGCAAGTGGTTTAGTCTTTAGTCCTCATTTCAGATGAGAATAGTATTTGTCCTAACTCTAGTCAGTGTCTGATTGGTATGTGTATAACCTTACTTTAAAAAGGATTAATTCCTGCCATATACTCATAATATTTATAAGTATGTCATATGATACATATTGAGTAAATATATACTGAATGAAGTTTTTAGTATAGAGTGAAGTGAATAGAAAAAATATCCTATATAACCGTGGCTAATTTTAGGAAGTAAATCGTGTTTCATAATAAGAGTCATCCTAAACATTTTTCTGCGTAATTTTCTGACCCAGtgttaacaatttttatttgctttagtgCAAGCTTGTTCAACCCACAGGCCACATGCAGttcaggacagctttgaatgcggccccaacacaaatttgtaaactttcttaaaacatgagattttttgtgattttattttattttgttttattttttagctcatcagctatcattagtgttcgtgtattttatgtgtggcccaagacggttcttccagtgtggcccagggaagccaaaagattggagaCCCCTGCTAGCATTTAATGCTTATACATGTATTTACTTGTAAATATGTTGTTTCTTTGATAGGATATGATTTCAACATAAttactgtttatttaaaataagaaaaacaaataactttcaaCCATTAAGAGGTTATAACACTTTAAAGGGAAAGTTTCTTCAATAgggtataatttcaaaataattgctttttatttaaaataagaaaaatcagtaaCCTTCAATGAATAACAGGTTAAAGAATTTAAAGGTAAAAGACATTTCAACTaattacaaatactttttttttttagttgggcTACATTTTACCACTCTAGGAATAgctgttaattattttttatatagggcatttttatgtatttaatgttGACAACTGACGTTTCCAATATACAAAAACTTGTGTAACtgagaaaattataataaaaatagagattgaggacatatttttaacatatatccATGAGTcaacattaatatttaatatttgagatTTGAAAAGTTATTTCTAGGGTAAGAAATTTTGTCACAATATAATATCTGTATATTGTGcttttttaagagataaatttTTGATGAATTTaatgttaattaaattttatctcaGCCTATCACCAT is a window encoding:
- the LOC129465464 gene encoding dol-P-Glc:Glc(2)Man(9)GlcNAc(2)-PP-Dol alpha-1,2-glucosyltransferase-like isoform X1, translated to MAQLEGYYFSAALSCTFLVSCLLFSAFSRALREPYMDEIFHLPQAQRYCEGHFSLSQWDPMITTLPGLYLVSVGVVKPAIWIFGWSEHVVCSIGMLRFVNLLFSVGNFYLLYLLFCKVQPRNKAASSIQRVLSTLTLAVFPTLYFFNFLYYTEAGSMFFILFAYLMCLYGNHKTSAFLGFCGFMFRQTNIIWAVFCAGNVIAQKLTEAWKTELQKKEDRLPPIKGPFAEFRKILQFLLAYSMSFKNLSMLFRLTWPYILLGFLFCAFVVVNGGIVIGDRSSHEACLHFPQLFYFFSFTLFFSFPHLLSPSKIKTFLSFVWKRRILFLVVTLVSVFVVWKFTYAHKYLLADNRHYTFYVWKRVFQRYEIVKYLLVPAYIFAGWSIADSLKSKSIFWNLLFFICLFIVIVPQKLLEFRYFILPYVIYRLNITLPPTSRLVCELSCYAIVNFITFYIFLNKTFQWPNSQDIQRFMW